The genomic segment CACCCAGAGCGGGGCCACCTTCAGGCTGAAGGGCAAGGGCATCCCCCGCTTGAACGGCGCCGGCCGGGGCGATCAGCATGTCCGGATTCATGTCGAGACGCCTACCAACCTTAATGAAAAACAGAAGGAACTGTTGCGGGAGTTTGCCCGCCTGTATGGCTGGGAGCCCAAAGGCACCAGGGAACAGGATAAAGGTTTCTTTAAGAAAGTAAGAGACGCCTTTATGGGCTAAAGCCCTGTCCCTGGTGGCTGGTAAGGTTATGTTCAGCTACCCTGTGGGAGGGTGAGCCGATATGGCCCACCATTTTTTTCTGCCCGGGCCTGTTGTTCCCGGCGAACCGGCCGTCCTGGAAGGGGAAAACGCCCATCACGCCCTCCGCGTCCTGCGCCTGCGGGTGGGAGAGACCATCTCCCTGGCCGACAGCCAGGGTCAGGGGTACCTGGCGGAAATCATCGCCATCCACAAAGACCGGGTGGTCGCTGCCGTCAAAGCCCCCCTGGAGAGCTCCGAGCCGCGGGTAAAAGTCACCCTCTACCAGGGCTGGCCCAAGGGCGATAAAATGGATTTTATCATCGAAAAATGTACAGAATTAGGGGTAGCCAGGATTGTCGTCCTCAATACGGAACGTTCCATCCCCCGGCCGGACCAGGTGGCCTGTGCCCGGCGGCGGGAACGCTGGCAGCAGAAGGCCCGGGCAGCAGCCAGCCAGAGCCGCCGGCACCTGATCCCCGCGGTGGACGGCCCCCTGGAGCTACAGGCAGCCCTGGCAGGGCTTAAACCCGGCACCTTGTTGCTGGTCCCCTGGGAAGAAGAACGCTCCTGTGACCTCAAGTCCATACTCACCGCAGTCCCGGAAGAACAGGAACTGGCCTTGCTTATTGGCCCCGAAGGGGGCTTGAGCCGGGCGGAAGTCGAACTGGCCCGTAAATTTGGTGGTTTACCCGTAACCCTCGGCCCCCGCATCTTGAGGACGGAAACGGCCGGCCTGGTCTGCCTGGCTGCCATCATGTATGCCCTTGGGGAACTGTCATAAACCCCGCTATTGAGGCAAGCAAGACAAGATACCTGTGCCGCTGGCGCGGCACCAGCAGATGGCTGAAAACAACAAGCTGGCATTTGTCGGGAGCGAGCGAGCTTCTACCGAGTGGTGAAGCGGCCCAGGCGAAGCTGAGGGATGGATGATAAGCGGGGCCGAGGACAGCGAGGCCTTCGGCCGGATTCTAAAGGCAAGGATGCCCAATAGGTCGGGAACCCCGCCTTAAGCCCTGGCTGACCCAGCACTCAACTCGCAACGGTTTTGTTCGCGAAGAGACACCTATTACAAACGAGTTGAGTGCTGGGCGCTCCACAAGGGCCATGGAGCGAGCGAGACAATGCCAGCCTGCGATAAAATTATTTTCAGGGTAGATCAGAGGTGAAACTCGTGCCCTCATCCCGAGTGGCCCTGGTGAGCCTGGGCTGCAAAGTCAACCAGAACGAACTGGAAGCCATGAAGCACCTCTTCCGGGAGGCCGGCTACGAGATCGTACCCTTCCCGGAAAAGGCCGACGTCTACGTCGTTCACACCTGCACGGTCACCCACATCAGCGACCGCAAGTCGCGGCAGCTTATCCGCCGCGCCCTCCGGGCCAACCCGGAAGCAGTAGTGGCCGTTACCGGCTGCTATGCCCAGGTAGCTCCGGGGGAGGTGCTGGCTATCCCCGGCGTCGATGTAATAGTCGGTACCCGGGATCGGCACCGGCTGGTAGAATTAGTAGAAAAAGCACGCGAAGAAGGTGCTCCGATTAACGCCGTCCGCGCCCATGAGCCCGGCGAAGCCTTTGAGGAATTGCCTCTGGTAGAGGTGAGCAGGGCGCGGGCTTTCCTGAAGATTCAGGAAGGTTGCGAGGAATTCTGTACATACTGCATTGTCCCTTATGCCCGCGGGCCCTTACGCAGCCGGGCACCAGAAGCGATTCTGGCCGAGGTGGAGCGCCTGGTAGCTGAGGGTTACCTGGAAATAGTCCTCACCGGCGTCCACACCGGCGCCTATGGCCGCGACCTTCCCGGAGGGATAGACCTGGCCAGCCTTCTGAAAAAAATCGTCCAGATCCCCGGGCTGCAACGCCTTCGCATCAGCTCCATTGATCCCCTGGATTTTACCCCCGAATTGAAGGCCGTGCTGACAGGGGAAGAGGTCATCTGTCCCCATTACCATATCCCCCTCCAGAGTGGGGATGATACCATCCTGCAAAGAATGGGACGCCGTTACAGCAGCCGTTACTACCTGGAGTTAATCGCTTCCCTGCGCTCCAGGCGGCCCCGGGCGGCCTTTACCAGCGACGTCATGGTCGGCTTTCCAGGGGAAACAGAAGAGCAGTTTCAAAATACCATGGCGTTAGTCAAGGAGGCAGCCCTGGCTGCGATCCATGTTTTTCCTTATTCCCCGCGCCGGGGTACGCCGGCGGCGGCCATGCCTGATCAAGTAGCCCCTGAGGTAAAAAAGGAGCGGGAACGGCGGCTCCTGCAGCTGGGGCGCCGCCTGGCCCGCCAGTATGCCCGGGAGTTTTTAAACGAAACCATGGCGGTCCTGGTGGAAAGACCTTTGCCCGGTCAACCGGGGGTTTATGAAGGCCATACCGACAATTACCTGAACGTAGCCTTTCCGGCGGAAAGGGATTTGACGGGACAACTTGTCACGGTAAGGCTTAAGGAATTACAGGGAGGTTTAATCTGGGGCAGATTAGAAAAAGATGTTAAGGAGAAGCAGGAAAATGGCCCTGGAGAGAGAAATAAAGATTTAGTACAGCATTGAGAAGGGAGTAAATCACGTGGCCGAGGAATGTATCTTTTGTAAAATAGCCGGGGGTCAGCTCCCGGCCGAGGTGGTTTACCAGGATGAGCAGGTGGTAGCCTTTAAAGACATCCGACCGGTAGCCCCGGTACATATTTTAATTATCCCCAGGAAGCATATACCCGATCTCACGGCCATTACCCCGGAAGATAAAGAACTGCTCGGCCACATCCACCTGGTGGCGGTGCAAATTGCCCGCGAGCTGGGCCTGGCCGAGCGCGGTTTCCGCCTGGTAAATAATTGTAAAGAAGAGGGCGGGCAGGTTATTTACCACCTCCATTTCCATCTTCTGGGAGGCCGGCAGCTGAGAATCCTGGGTTGACGCCCAAAAAAGGATAGAGTATAATTAAAATCATGCTGAGCTTTTGAGGGTAGCATCCACCGGGTGGCGGGGGGAGGGAAGCAAGGGTTGAGCGAGGTTAGAATTGGCAAAAATGAATCCATTGATGCCGCTTTAAAGCGGTTCAAGCGTATCTGTCAGAAGGCAGGTATTCTTTCAGAAGCCCGGCGCCGGGAACACTACGAAAAACCCAGCGTCAGGCGCAAAAAAAAATCCGAAGCGGCTCGCAAACGTCGCTGGCACTGATGAAACAGAGTATGTTGCCTCCCTCTGGCGAATAATTTTCCCGGTGGCCAGCTTTCCTGGAAATACAGGCCCGGTCCGGCAGGACCGGGCTTTTTTACGGTCTTTTTTGCCCTGCCTTTGCATAAAGTATTGGCAGGAGGGGACAGGATGGGGAAAAATCGTTCCCGGCGCAATGTAATGGACAGAGCACGGCGGCTGGAAAAGGCTGTTACCGAATATTTAGAGTTACCGGCAGACGCCGTCCTGGATCTGCCGCGCCTGACCCTGGTAGGCAACAGCCGGCTGGTAGTGGAAAACCATCGGGGCATCAGCGAGTACCAGCCGGACCTGGTACGCCTGAGACTCAGTACCGGCGAGCTGGAGATCAAGGGGACAGGCATAATCCTGCGGGAAATCAAGCCGGATGCCATCGCCCTGGAAGGTACCATCCAGTCCCTAAGATTTTTGTAATTATTTCCACAGGGGAGGAAGAAACCGGTGGCCTGGCGCAGCTGGCTGACTTACGTGGAGGGCTATCTGGTACTTACCATCAGCGGTGACGACCCGGAAGGCTTTCTCAATCTGGCCCTGGCCAGGAACATCAGCTTCTGGGATATTACCATTAACAGGAACGGCAGTATCCAGGCTAAAATGAAGGCCGGCGAATACCGCGCCCTGCGCTCCCTGGCCCGGCAGAGCCACTGCCGGGTCCGTATTGTGGACAAGCGGGGCTGGCCCTTTTTCAGCCGCCGCCTGCGGGGGCGGCAGGTGCTGCTCCTGGGTAGTATTTTCTTTTTACTGGCTATCTACCTCCTGTCCACCTTTATCTGGGTGGTGGAAGTCAGGCCGGAAAGCGGGCCGCTACGCCGGGTAACGCCGGCCCAGGTCCTGGCCGCGGCTAGGGCGGAAGGCTTAAAGCCCGGTGCCAGGAAAAGCGCTCTCGATATCCGCGTCCTGGAGCACGCCCTGGAGCGCCGTCTGCCTCAGGTAGCCTGGGTAGGTATCCGCTTCCAGGGTACCAGGGCCGAGATCACCGTGGTAGAAAAGGCAGCCCCTCCCGGGGAGGAAGCCTCTGACCGGCCGGCCAGTATTATTGCCGCCAAAGACGGGGTAATAAAGGATATCTTGGTCATCAACGGCGAGGGCAGGGTAAAGGCCGGTGATACGGTCCGACAGGGAGAAATACTGATTTCAGGCCTCATTTTACCCCCCCCGCCGGAAAAAAAGCCGGGCGAGGCAGCTTCTCCTGAGCAGCCCCTCTCCCCACCTCGGCTGGTTCGGGCGCGGGGTATTGTGCGCGCCCGGGTCTGGTATGAAGGGGAAAAAGAGATCAGTCGCCGGCAGGTCCAGGAAGTGCCAACCGGCCGGCAGCAAACGACGATAATGGTGCAGGTTCCCGGCCACCGCTATATCTTGAAAGGACCGGAACGGCCTTCCTATACCAATTACCGCAAGGAAAATAAAGTTATGGCTTTGCCATCCTGGAGGAATTTTACCCTGCCCGTCGAACTCATTATTACGACCTATTATGAAGTCCAGGTCCGGTACCGGCAGCTTTCTTTTGAAGATGCAGTAAGGGCTGCCGGCGAACAGGCCCTGGCGGAACTCAAGGAAAAATTACCACCGGGAGCCGGCATTACGGGTCAGAAGATAGTTCCCTTAAGCAAACCCGAAGATGAGGTAGTGCGTGTCCGGGCCTGGGTGGAAACGGAAGAGGACATCGGGCAAGTTGTTCCCCTTAGCGGCAATGGTTAAGAGGCCGAAACAAGGCGGCGGCATTTACCCTGGCTGCTGTATATGCTAAAATAAAATGATTAAGATTATACAAGGAGCTGATGGATAAAACCTTGACCAACAATTACGAAACCCGGCTGACAGTTGGCAGCAACGGCGAGGCTGTCAATCTTTTCGGTCATCAGGATGAAAACCTGAAATTTATTGAGAGCCATACTTCAGCCCGGATCGTAGCGCGCGGGAATGAACTGACTTTAAGCGGGACGCGCCAGGAAGTCGAGGAACTGGAAAGACTTTTCCGACAGTTGATTAAACTGGCCCATTCCGGCATGACCATTAATACAGCAATCATTAACTACACGTGGAACCTGGTCCGGCACCAGAATGACATGGCGGGCCAGACCGACCTGGCCCAGGCCCTGGGGGAAGTACTTTACGTTACTCCCCGGGGTAAACAGATTCGCCCCAAAACCCTGGGGCAGCTACGCTATGTCCAGGCTATGCGCCGTTATGATATTGTCTTTGGCATTGGCCCGGCCGGGACAGGGAAAACCTACCTGGCCGTAGTTATGGCCGTCAATGCCCTCCGGTCCCGCAGTGTGGAACGGATAATACTCGCCCGGCCGGCAGTTGAGGCCGGGGAAAAGCTGGGCTTCCTGCCCGGCGACCTGCAGGAAAAGGTTAACCCCTATCTACGGCCCCTTTATGACGGCCTTTATGATATTTTAGGTATGGAAACGGCACAAAAGTATATGGAAAAAAATATTATAGAAGTAGCGCCTCTGGCCTATATGCGGGGGCGTACCCTGGATGACGCCTTCATTATCCTGGATGAAGCCCAAAACACTACTTCCGAACAGATGAAGATGTTCCTCACCCGTATAGGCTTTGGCTCCCGGGCCGTCATTACCGGCGACGTTACCCAGGTGGACCTGCCCCGGGATACGACTTCCGGCCTGGTAGAAGCCCAGCAAATCTTAAGGGGTATTGAGGGCATTGCCATCGAGTATCTAACCGAGGCTGACGTTGTCCGCCATCCCCTCGTCCAGGAGATCATCAAGGCCTATGAGAGGAGTGACCGGATGTGCCATGGCAGCGGCTAAAAGGGTTAATGCACCCGCTGCTGGCCCGGCTTGGTCCTAAATTTTTGCGAACCAGGGTCATCTGTGGAATGGCCCTGTTTGCCGTTGCCGTAACCATTATGGCCCTGGATTACCTGCCGCAAAAGCTGGATTTAAAGGTGGGGCAGCCCAGCCCCCAGGATTTCAAGGCGCCCCAGGGCATTGTTTACGAAAGTGAGGTTTTAACCCAAAAGGCCAGGGAAGAAGCGGCCCGGCAGGTAACTCCCGTTTACCGGGTGGACAGCTCGGTAGTAACTACTTTAACAGATCAGGTAGATAATATTTTCCAGGCGATAAGGGAGATTAATAATAGTACAGGTAACAGCAGCGAACGGGTGGCACGTTTAAAGGACCGGTTAAGCCAGTTAAAATTAACTGCTCCCACCCTCCAGGCCCTGGCGGCAGCCGATGCCACTACCCTCAATAACCTGGCCGGCATGACCAAGAATATTGTCAGCCAGGTAATGAATGAGGCCGTACCCCAGGATGCCGTGAGTACCGCCAGGGACAAGATGCTGGCAGCCGTTGAGACGGCGGGAATAGAGGCCAGGTATAAACCTGCAGTGGTAGCCATTATCCAGAACCTGGAATTAAAGCCCAATCTCATCTATGACGTTGCCGCCACCATGCAAAAGCGGGAGAAAGCTGCCGCCGAGGTGAGCCCGGTCCAGGTAACCATCCGCCAGAATGAAAAAATCGTCAGCGACGGGGAACTGGTAACGGCGGAAGATATCGAAGCCCTGCAAAAACTGGGCCTCCTGCGCTCCGGGGCTTCCTGGGGAGCGCTATTTGGCCTTATCTTTTTCCAGGCCCTTCTGGTAGCCCTGCTGCTCCTGTATTTACGCTTTTTTAAACCGGATATTTATAACAGCAACCAACTGTTACTGTTGCTGGGTCTATTATGGTTGATTTTCCTTATTTTTTCCCGGGTTGTGGCCGCCATCAGCCTGGGTGGCCGGGCAGAATTTACCCGCCTGGTAGGATATCTCATGCCGGTAGCCGCCGGTTCCATGCTGGTAGCCATCCTCATGGATGCCCAGGTGGCTGTAATTTTTACCGTCTTCCTGGCCCTGGAGGCCGGGATCATCGGCGGTAATCTCTACCAGTTTACGGCCATGGGTGCCGTCAGCGGCCTGGTGGGTATTTACTGTGTCACCCATTTAAGTCAACGTTCGGATCTCGCCCGGTCCAGCCTCTTTTTAATGCTGGCCAACCTGTTAAGTGTTATCGCGCTGGGACTGATGCTCAAGTCCACTCTGTCCCAGCTGAGCGTCGCCGCGGTCCTGGCCCTGGCCAACGGACTGCTTTCCACGGTCTTAACCATCGGCTTTTTGCCCTTTCTGGAGAACAGTTTCGGTATAACCACGGCGGTAAAGCTCCTGGAGCTTTCCAATCCCAATCACCCTTTGTTAAAGCGCCTGCTTCTGGAAGCTCCGGGCACCTACCACCACAGCATCCTGGTGGGGAACCTGGCCGAGGCGGCGGCCGATGCCGTGGGGGCCGATTCCCTCCTGGCCCGGGTAGGAGCCTATTACCATGATATCGGGAAGCTAAAGCGGCCCTACTTTTTCATTGAAAACCAGGTGACGGCCGAAAACCCCCATGACCGGCTGGCCCCGACTTTAAGTACCCTCATCATTTCCTGCCATGTCAAAGACGGCCTGGAAATGGCGCGGGAATATCGCCTGCCCCAGGTAATCCAGGATATTATTGCCCAGCACCACGGGGCTACTTTGATGACCTATTTCTACCACAAAGCCCGGGAAAACAGTCGGGGCGACAGTGTAAATGAAAACGACTTTCGCTATGAAGGGCCGATCCCCCGGAGCAAAGAAGCTGCCATAGTCATGCTGGCCGACAGCGTCGAAGCCGGCATCCGTTCCCTGCCCAGGCCCACACCCGGCCGCATGGAGGGTTTTGTGCGCAAGATTATCCGGGAAAAGCTGGATGACGGCCAGCTGGAAGCCAGCGATTTAACGTTTAGGGAACTGGCTGTTATCGCTGAGGCCTTTATGCGCGTCTTAAACGGCATCTTTCACACCCGGGTGGAGTACCCGGAAGTTGTCCTCAAGGAAATGGAAAGGAGAAAAAACCGTAATGGAGTGCTCCATAAACAATCAGCAGGATG from the Moorella sp. E308F genome contains:
- the yqfD gene encoding sporulation protein YqfD — translated: MAWRSWLTYVEGYLVLTISGDDPEGFLNLALARNISFWDITINRNGSIQAKMKAGEYRALRSLARQSHCRVRIVDKRGWPFFSRRLRGRQVLLLGSIFFLLAIYLLSTFIWVVEVRPESGPLRRVTPAQVLAAARAEGLKPGARKSALDIRVLEHALERRLPQVAWVGIRFQGTRAEITVVEKAAPPGEEASDRPASIIAAKDGVIKDILVINGEGRVKAGDTVRQGEILISGLILPPPPEKKPGEAASPEQPLSPPRLVRARGIVRARVWYEGEKEISRRQVQEVPTGRQQTTIMVQVPGHRYILKGPERPSYTNYRKENKVMALPSWRNFTLPVELIITTYYEVQVRYRQLSFEDAVRAAGEQALAELKEKLPPGAGITGQKIVPLSKPEDEVVRVRAWVETEEDIGQVVPLSGNG
- the rpsU gene encoding 30S ribosomal protein S21, producing the protein MSEVRIGKNESIDAALKRFKRICQKAGILSEARRREHYEKPSVRRKKKSEAARKRRWH
- a CDS encoding HD family phosphohydrolase, with the protein product MPWQRLKGLMHPLLARLGPKFLRTRVICGMALFAVAVTIMALDYLPQKLDLKVGQPSPQDFKAPQGIVYESEVLTQKAREEAARQVTPVYRVDSSVVTTLTDQVDNIFQAIREINNSTGNSSERVARLKDRLSQLKLTAPTLQALAAADATTLNNLAGMTKNIVSQVMNEAVPQDAVSTARDKMLAAVETAGIEARYKPAVVAIIQNLELKPNLIYDVAATMQKREKAAAEVSPVQVTIRQNEKIVSDGELVTAEDIEALQKLGLLRSGASWGALFGLIFFQALLVALLLLYLRFFKPDIYNSNQLLLLLGLLWLIFLIFSRVVAAISLGGRAEFTRLVGYLMPVAAGSMLVAILMDAQVAVIFTVFLALEAGIIGGNLYQFTAMGAVSGLVGIYCVTHLSQRSDLARSSLFLMLANLLSVIALGLMLKSTLSQLSVAAVLALANGLLSTVLTIGFLPFLENSFGITTAVKLLELSNPNHPLLKRLLLEAPGTYHHSILVGNLAEAAADAVGADSLLARVGAYYHDIGKLKRPYFFIENQVTAENPHDRLAPTLSTLIISCHVKDGLEMAREYRLPQVIQDIIAQHHGATLMTYFYHKARENSRGDSVNENDFRYEGPIPRSKEAAIVMLADSVEAGIRSLPRPTPGRMEGFVRKIIREKLDDGQLEASDLTFRELAVIAEAFMRVLNGIFHTRVEYPEVVLKEMERRKNRNGVLHKQSAG
- a CDS encoding histidine triad nucleotide-binding protein; translation: MAEECIFCKIAGGQLPAEVVYQDEQVVAFKDIRPVAPVHILIIPRKHIPDLTAITPEDKELLGHIHLVAVQIARELGLAERGFRLVNNCKEEGGQVIYHLHFHLLGGRQLRILG
- a CDS encoding 16S rRNA (uracil(1498)-N(3))-methyltransferase, with protein sequence MAHHFFLPGPVVPGEPAVLEGENAHHALRVLRLRVGETISLADSQGQGYLAEIIAIHKDRVVAAVKAPLESSEPRVKVTLYQGWPKGDKMDFIIEKCTELGVARIVVLNTERSIPRPDQVACARRRERWQQKARAAASQSRRHLIPAVDGPLELQAALAGLKPGTLLLVPWEEERSCDLKSILTAVPEEQELALLIGPEGGLSRAEVELARKFGGLPVTLGPRILRTETAGLVCLAAIMYALGELS
- the yqfC gene encoding sporulation protein YqfC — its product is MGKNRSRRNVMDRARRLEKAVTEYLELPADAVLDLPRLTLVGNSRLVVENHRGISEYQPDLVRLRLSTGELEIKGTGIILREIKPDAIALEGTIQSLRFL
- a CDS encoding PhoH family protein, with translation MDKTLTNNYETRLTVGSNGEAVNLFGHQDENLKFIESHTSARIVARGNELTLSGTRQEVEELERLFRQLIKLAHSGMTINTAIINYTWNLVRHQNDMAGQTDLAQALGEVLYVTPRGKQIRPKTLGQLRYVQAMRRYDIVFGIGPAGTGKTYLAVVMAVNALRSRSVERIILARPAVEAGEKLGFLPGDLQEKVNPYLRPLYDGLYDILGMETAQKYMEKNIIEVAPLAYMRGRTLDDAFIILDEAQNTTSEQMKMFLTRIGFGSRAVITGDVTQVDLPRDTTSGLVEAQQILRGIEGIAIEYLTEADVVRHPLVQEIIKAYERSDRMCHGSG
- the mtaB gene encoding tRNA (N(6)-L-threonylcarbamoyladenosine(37)-C(2))-methylthiotransferase MtaB, with the translated sequence MPSSRVALVSLGCKVNQNELEAMKHLFREAGYEIVPFPEKADVYVVHTCTVTHISDRKSRQLIRRALRANPEAVVAVTGCYAQVAPGEVLAIPGVDVIVGTRDRHRLVELVEKAREEGAPINAVRAHEPGEAFEELPLVEVSRARAFLKIQEGCEEFCTYCIVPYARGPLRSRAPEAILAEVERLVAEGYLEIVLTGVHTGAYGRDLPGGIDLASLLKKIVQIPGLQRLRISSIDPLDFTPELKAVLTGEEVICPHYHIPLQSGDDTILQRMGRRYSSRYYLELIASLRSRRPRAAFTSDVMVGFPGETEEQFQNTMALVKEAALAAIHVFPYSPRRGTPAAAMPDQVAPEVKKERERRLLQLGRRLARQYAREFLNETMAVLVERPLPGQPGVYEGHTDNYLNVAFPAERDLTGQLVTVRLKELQGGLIWGRLEKDVKEKQENGPGERNKDLVQH